A section of the Scleropages formosus chromosome 12, fSclFor1.1, whole genome shotgun sequence genome encodes:
- the chfr gene encoding E3 ubiquitin-protein ligase CHFR isoform X1: protein MEGRAARGAQPWGKLVRMEAGSSSEVLLVNRECTVGRRKGCDLSFPANKLVSGDHCKIVQDANSGEVWLEDMSTNGTVINMSKLVKKQMHPLQSGDVIYFVYRKNEPEQNIAYIYQSIPQEPSSVQDNTARVTEMSSTGGCAQDEPRPSTSTSHLYSSVPAAPLTTPCHSIPQTFVSGSDTLLSSQEASGEKPVTARTEASCTGDLLKSEEGSRISVMEDNEPERKKRRTDKDYGLPGLPDSGFTEAGDPAKVAVGTLVQKGTTEGPKIDKMEESLTCIICQDLLYDCVSLQPCMHTFCAACYSGWMERSSLCPTCRCPVDRIRKNHILNNLVEAYLLQHPEKCRSKEDLKSMDMRNKITQDMLQPKIERSFSDEEGSSDYLFELSDNDSDTSDINQPFVMCRQCPGYRKDVIPGPYVSGMASEEHTVKPLGEGPSTSSNTAGAVQEYTCPPQGSHVTCTCCLQPMPDRRNELANHPFSAQQCTACHLPFCHMYWGCQRTGCQGCLARFSELNLTEKCLDGVLNSNTYESDVLQNYLASRGLTWKELLRDSLLALQQGTFHLSDYRITGNTVLCHCCGLRAFKELAYKYRQNIPASELPAAVTSRPDCYWGRNCRTQVKAHHAMKFNHICEQTRFKN, encoded by the exons ATGGAGGGGCGCGCCGCGCGCGGTGCGCAGCCCTGGGGGAAGCTGGTCCGGATGGAGGCCGGCTCGAGCTCCGAGGTGCTGCTGGTGAACAGGGAGTGTACCGTGGGCAGGAGGAAGG GTTGTGATCTCTCTTTTCCCGCAAATAAACTGGTCTCAGGTGATCACTGCAAAATTGTGCAGGATGCCAACTCTGGAGAGGTTTGGCTGGAGGATATGAG CACCAATGGCACAGTAATCAACATGTCTAAACTGGTTAAGAAACAGATGCACCCTCTCCAGAGTGGCGATGTCATCTACTTTGTTTACAGGAAAAACGAGCCAGAGCAAA aTATTGCCTACATTTATCAATCCATACCCCAAGAGCCTTCAAGTGTACAGGATAACACAG CGAGGGTGACTGAGATGTCCTCCACAGGAGGCTGTGCCCAAGATGAGCCCCGACCCTCTACCTCCACCTCCCACCTCTACAGCAGCGTGCCTGCAGCCCCTCTCACCACACCATGCCATTCTATCCCTCAGACCTTTGTTTCAG GTTCTGACACACTGCTGTCTTCCCaagaagccagtggagagaagcCAGTAACCGCAAGAACAGAAGCTTCCTGCACTGGAGATCTTCTAAAGTCAGAGGAAGGGAGCAGGATTTCAGTTATGGAGGATAACGaaccagagagaaaaaagagaagaactG aCAAGGATTATGGATTACCTGGTCTGCCTGATTCTGGGTTTACTGAGGCAGGAGACCCTGCCAAGGTGGCTGTGGGGACCCTTGTGCAGAAAGGAACAACAGAGGGGCCCAAGATTGACAAAATGGAAGAATCCCTCACCTGCATCATCTGCCAGGATTTGTTATATGACTGTGTGAG CCTGCAGCCATGCATGCACACGTTCTGCGCCGCCTGCTACTCGGGCTGGATGGAGCGCTCTTCCCTATGCCCCACCTGCCGCTGCCCTGTGGACCGCATCCGGAAGAACCACATCCTCAACAATTTGGTGGAGGCCTACCTGCTACAGCACCCAG AAAAGTGCCGTAGCAAGGAGGATCTGAAAAGTATGGACATGCGTAACAAGATCACTCAGGACATGCTGCAGCCAAAGATCGAACGCTCCTTCTCCGATGAGGAGGGCAGTTCAGACTATCTCTTTGAACTCTCCGACAACGACAGTGACACCTCTGACATCAA TCAGCCTTTTGTGATGTGCAGGCAGTGTCCAGGATACAGAAAGGATGTCATCCCAGGGCCCTATGTTTCAGGGATGGCCAGTGAGGAGCATACTGTCAAGCCTTTAGGAGAAGGGCCCTCCACATCCTCCAACACTGCAGGAG CTGTCCAGGAATATACatgtccaccacagggcagtcATGTTACCTGCACCTGCTGCCTACAGCCCATGCCTGACCGCCGCAACGAACTTGCTAACCACCCCTTCTCTGCACAGCAGT gtacaGCATGCCACCTTCCCTTCTGTCATATGTACTGGGGATGTCAGCGAACTGGATGTCAGGGCTGCCTGGCCCGTTTCAGCG AACTTAACCTCACTGAGAAATGCCTCGATGGTGTTCTCAACAGCAATACTTATGAATCGGATGTCCTACAG AACTACCTGGCGTCCAGGGGCCTGACCTGGAAAGAGCTGCTCCGCGACAGCCTGCTGGCCTTACAGCAGGGCACCTTCCATCTTTCCG ACTATCGCATCACGGGTAACACGGTTCTTTGCCACTGCTGCGGCCTACGTGCCTTCAAGGAGCTGGCATACAAGTATCGGCAGAATATTCCGGCCTCGGAGCTGCCAG CAGCGGTAACATCTCGTCCTGATTGCTACTGGGGACGCAACTGCCGCACACAGGTGAAGGCGCACCACGCCAT gaaATTCAACCATATTTGTGAGCAGACCCGCTTCAAGAACTGA
- the chfr gene encoding E3 ubiquitin-protein ligase CHFR isoform X3, translating into MEGRAARGAQPWGKLVRMEAGSSSEVLLVNRECTVGRRKGCDLSFPANKLVSGDHCKIVQDANSGEVWLEDMSTNGTVINMSKLVKKQMHPLQSGDVIYFVYRKNEPEQNIAYIYQSIPQEPSSVQDNTGGCAQDEPRPSTSTSHLYSSVPAAPLTTPCHSIPQTFVSGSDTLLSSQEASGEKPVTARTEASCTGDLLKSEEGSRISVMEDNEPERKKRRTDKDYGLPGLPDSGFTEAGDPAKVAVGTLVQKGTTEGPKIDKMEESLTCIICQDLLYDCVSLQPCMHTFCAACYSGWMERSSLCPTCRCPVDRIRKNHILNNLVEAYLLQHPEKCRSKEDLKSMDMRNKITQDMLQPKIERSFSDEEGSSDYLFELSDNDSDTSDINQPFVMCRQCPGYRKDVIPGPYVSGMASEEHTVKPLGEGPSTSSNTAGAVQEYTCPPQGSHVTCTCCLQPMPDRRNELANHPFSAQQCTACHLPFCHMYWGCQRTGCQGCLARFSELNLTEKCLDGVLNSNTYESDVLQNYLASRGLTWKELLRDSLLALQQGTFHLSDYRITGNTVLCHCCGLRAFKELAYKYRQNIPASELPAAVTSRPDCYWGRNCRTQVKAHHAMKFNHICEQTRFKN; encoded by the exons ATGGAGGGGCGCGCCGCGCGCGGTGCGCAGCCCTGGGGGAAGCTGGTCCGGATGGAGGCCGGCTCGAGCTCCGAGGTGCTGCTGGTGAACAGGGAGTGTACCGTGGGCAGGAGGAAGG GTTGTGATCTCTCTTTTCCCGCAAATAAACTGGTCTCAGGTGATCACTGCAAAATTGTGCAGGATGCCAACTCTGGAGAGGTTTGGCTGGAGGATATGAG CACCAATGGCACAGTAATCAACATGTCTAAACTGGTTAAGAAACAGATGCACCCTCTCCAGAGTGGCGATGTCATCTACTTTGTTTACAGGAAAAACGAGCCAGAGCAAA aTATTGCCTACATTTATCAATCCATACCCCAAGAGCCTTCAAGTGTACAGGATAACACAG GAGGCTGTGCCCAAGATGAGCCCCGACCCTCTACCTCCACCTCCCACCTCTACAGCAGCGTGCCTGCAGCCCCTCTCACCACACCATGCCATTCTATCCCTCAGACCTTTGTTTCAG GTTCTGACACACTGCTGTCTTCCCaagaagccagtggagagaagcCAGTAACCGCAAGAACAGAAGCTTCCTGCACTGGAGATCTTCTAAAGTCAGAGGAAGGGAGCAGGATTTCAGTTATGGAGGATAACGaaccagagagaaaaaagagaagaactG aCAAGGATTATGGATTACCTGGTCTGCCTGATTCTGGGTTTACTGAGGCAGGAGACCCTGCCAAGGTGGCTGTGGGGACCCTTGTGCAGAAAGGAACAACAGAGGGGCCCAAGATTGACAAAATGGAAGAATCCCTCACCTGCATCATCTGCCAGGATTTGTTATATGACTGTGTGAG CCTGCAGCCATGCATGCACACGTTCTGCGCCGCCTGCTACTCGGGCTGGATGGAGCGCTCTTCCCTATGCCCCACCTGCCGCTGCCCTGTGGACCGCATCCGGAAGAACCACATCCTCAACAATTTGGTGGAGGCCTACCTGCTACAGCACCCAG AAAAGTGCCGTAGCAAGGAGGATCTGAAAAGTATGGACATGCGTAACAAGATCACTCAGGACATGCTGCAGCCAAAGATCGAACGCTCCTTCTCCGATGAGGAGGGCAGTTCAGACTATCTCTTTGAACTCTCCGACAACGACAGTGACACCTCTGACATCAA TCAGCCTTTTGTGATGTGCAGGCAGTGTCCAGGATACAGAAAGGATGTCATCCCAGGGCCCTATGTTTCAGGGATGGCCAGTGAGGAGCATACTGTCAAGCCTTTAGGAGAAGGGCCCTCCACATCCTCCAACACTGCAGGAG CTGTCCAGGAATATACatgtccaccacagggcagtcATGTTACCTGCACCTGCTGCCTACAGCCCATGCCTGACCGCCGCAACGAACTTGCTAACCACCCCTTCTCTGCACAGCAGT gtacaGCATGCCACCTTCCCTTCTGTCATATGTACTGGGGATGTCAGCGAACTGGATGTCAGGGCTGCCTGGCCCGTTTCAGCG AACTTAACCTCACTGAGAAATGCCTCGATGGTGTTCTCAACAGCAATACTTATGAATCGGATGTCCTACAG AACTACCTGGCGTCCAGGGGCCTGACCTGGAAAGAGCTGCTCCGCGACAGCCTGCTGGCCTTACAGCAGGGCACCTTCCATCTTTCCG ACTATCGCATCACGGGTAACACGGTTCTTTGCCACTGCTGCGGCCTACGTGCCTTCAAGGAGCTGGCATACAAGTATCGGCAGAATATTCCGGCCTCGGAGCTGCCAG CAGCGGTAACATCTCGTCCTGATTGCTACTGGGGACGCAACTGCCGCACACAGGTGAAGGCGCACCACGCCAT gaaATTCAACCATATTTGTGAGCAGACCCGCTTCAAGAACTGA
- the chfr gene encoding E3 ubiquitin-protein ligase CHFR isoform X2, whose amino-acid sequence MEGRAARGAQPWGKLVRMEAGSSSEVLLVNRECTVGRRKGCDLSFPANKLVSGDHCKIVQDANSGEVWLEDMSTNGTVINMSKLVKKQMHPLQSGDVIYFVYRKNEPEQNIAYIYQSIPQEPSSVQDNTARVTEMSSTGGCAQDEPRPSTSTSHLYSSVPAAPLTTPCHSIPQTFVSGSDTLLSSQEASGEKPVTARTEASCTGDLLKSEEGSRISVMEDNEPERKKRRTDKDYGLPGLPDSGFTEAGDPAKVAVGTLVQKGTTEGPKIDKMEESLTCIICQDLLYDCVSLQPCMHTFCAACYSGWMERSSLCPTCRCPVDRIRKNHILNNLVEAYLLQHPEKCRSKEDLKSMDMRNKITQDMLQPKIERSFSDEEGSSDYLFELSDNDSDTSDINQPFVMCRQCPGYRKDVIPGPYVSGMASEEHTVKPLGEGPSTSSNTAGAVQEYTCPPQGSHVTCTCCLQPMPDRRNELANHPFSAQQCTACHLPFCHMYWGCQRTGCQGCLARFSELNLTEKCLDGVLNSNTYESDVLQNYLASRGLTWKELLRDSLLALQQGTFHLSDYRITGNTVLCHCCGLRAFKELAYKYRQNIPASELPAAVTSRPDCYWGRNCRTQVKAHHAIGSQCESPVT is encoded by the exons ATGGAGGGGCGCGCCGCGCGCGGTGCGCAGCCCTGGGGGAAGCTGGTCCGGATGGAGGCCGGCTCGAGCTCCGAGGTGCTGCTGGTGAACAGGGAGTGTACCGTGGGCAGGAGGAAGG GTTGTGATCTCTCTTTTCCCGCAAATAAACTGGTCTCAGGTGATCACTGCAAAATTGTGCAGGATGCCAACTCTGGAGAGGTTTGGCTGGAGGATATGAG CACCAATGGCACAGTAATCAACATGTCTAAACTGGTTAAGAAACAGATGCACCCTCTCCAGAGTGGCGATGTCATCTACTTTGTTTACAGGAAAAACGAGCCAGAGCAAA aTATTGCCTACATTTATCAATCCATACCCCAAGAGCCTTCAAGTGTACAGGATAACACAG CGAGGGTGACTGAGATGTCCTCCACAGGAGGCTGTGCCCAAGATGAGCCCCGACCCTCTACCTCCACCTCCCACCTCTACAGCAGCGTGCCTGCAGCCCCTCTCACCACACCATGCCATTCTATCCCTCAGACCTTTGTTTCAG GTTCTGACACACTGCTGTCTTCCCaagaagccagtggagagaagcCAGTAACCGCAAGAACAGAAGCTTCCTGCACTGGAGATCTTCTAAAGTCAGAGGAAGGGAGCAGGATTTCAGTTATGGAGGATAACGaaccagagagaaaaaagagaagaactG aCAAGGATTATGGATTACCTGGTCTGCCTGATTCTGGGTTTACTGAGGCAGGAGACCCTGCCAAGGTGGCTGTGGGGACCCTTGTGCAGAAAGGAACAACAGAGGGGCCCAAGATTGACAAAATGGAAGAATCCCTCACCTGCATCATCTGCCAGGATTTGTTATATGACTGTGTGAG CCTGCAGCCATGCATGCACACGTTCTGCGCCGCCTGCTACTCGGGCTGGATGGAGCGCTCTTCCCTATGCCCCACCTGCCGCTGCCCTGTGGACCGCATCCGGAAGAACCACATCCTCAACAATTTGGTGGAGGCCTACCTGCTACAGCACCCAG AAAAGTGCCGTAGCAAGGAGGATCTGAAAAGTATGGACATGCGTAACAAGATCACTCAGGACATGCTGCAGCCAAAGATCGAACGCTCCTTCTCCGATGAGGAGGGCAGTTCAGACTATCTCTTTGAACTCTCCGACAACGACAGTGACACCTCTGACATCAA TCAGCCTTTTGTGATGTGCAGGCAGTGTCCAGGATACAGAAAGGATGTCATCCCAGGGCCCTATGTTTCAGGGATGGCCAGTGAGGAGCATACTGTCAAGCCTTTAGGAGAAGGGCCCTCCACATCCTCCAACACTGCAGGAG CTGTCCAGGAATATACatgtccaccacagggcagtcATGTTACCTGCACCTGCTGCCTACAGCCCATGCCTGACCGCCGCAACGAACTTGCTAACCACCCCTTCTCTGCACAGCAGT gtacaGCATGCCACCTTCCCTTCTGTCATATGTACTGGGGATGTCAGCGAACTGGATGTCAGGGCTGCCTGGCCCGTTTCAGCG AACTTAACCTCACTGAGAAATGCCTCGATGGTGTTCTCAACAGCAATACTTATGAATCGGATGTCCTACAG AACTACCTGGCGTCCAGGGGCCTGACCTGGAAAGAGCTGCTCCGCGACAGCCTGCTGGCCTTACAGCAGGGCACCTTCCATCTTTCCG ACTATCGCATCACGGGTAACACGGTTCTTTGCCACTGCTGCGGCCTACGTGCCTTCAAGGAGCTGGCATACAAGTATCGGCAGAATATTCCGGCCTCGGAGCTGCCAG CAGCGGTAACATCTCGTCCTGATTGCTACTGGGGACGCAACTGCCGCACACAGGTGAAGGCGCACCACGCCAT AGGATCACAGTGCGAAAGCCCTGTGACATAA
- the chfr gene encoding E3 ubiquitin-protein ligase CHFR isoform X4, whose amino-acid sequence MSTNGTVINMSKLVKKQMHPLQSGDVIYFVYRKNEPEQNIAYIYQSIPQEPSSVQDNTARVTEMSSTGGCAQDEPRPSTSTSHLYSSVPAAPLTTPCHSIPQTFVSGSDTLLSSQEASGEKPVTARTEASCTGDLLKSEEGSRISVMEDNEPERKKRRTDKDYGLPGLPDSGFTEAGDPAKVAVGTLVQKGTTEGPKIDKMEESLTCIICQDLLYDCVSLQPCMHTFCAACYSGWMERSSLCPTCRCPVDRIRKNHILNNLVEAYLLQHPEKCRSKEDLKSMDMRNKITQDMLQPKIERSFSDEEGSSDYLFELSDNDSDTSDINQPFVMCRQCPGYRKDVIPGPYVSGMASEEHTVKPLGEGPSTSSNTAGAVQEYTCPPQGSHVTCTCCLQPMPDRRNELANHPFSAQQCTACHLPFCHMYWGCQRTGCQGCLARFSELNLTEKCLDGVLNSNTYESDVLQNYLASRGLTWKELLRDSLLALQQGTFHLSDYRITGNTVLCHCCGLRAFKELAYKYRQNIPASELPAAVTSRPDCYWGRNCRTQVKAHHAMKFNHICEQTRFKN is encoded by the exons ATGAG CACCAATGGCACAGTAATCAACATGTCTAAACTGGTTAAGAAACAGATGCACCCTCTCCAGAGTGGCGATGTCATCTACTTTGTTTACAGGAAAAACGAGCCAGAGCAAA aTATTGCCTACATTTATCAATCCATACCCCAAGAGCCTTCAAGTGTACAGGATAACACAG CGAGGGTGACTGAGATGTCCTCCACAGGAGGCTGTGCCCAAGATGAGCCCCGACCCTCTACCTCCACCTCCCACCTCTACAGCAGCGTGCCTGCAGCCCCTCTCACCACACCATGCCATTCTATCCCTCAGACCTTTGTTTCAG GTTCTGACACACTGCTGTCTTCCCaagaagccagtggagagaagcCAGTAACCGCAAGAACAGAAGCTTCCTGCACTGGAGATCTTCTAAAGTCAGAGGAAGGGAGCAGGATTTCAGTTATGGAGGATAACGaaccagagagaaaaaagagaagaactG aCAAGGATTATGGATTACCTGGTCTGCCTGATTCTGGGTTTACTGAGGCAGGAGACCCTGCCAAGGTGGCTGTGGGGACCCTTGTGCAGAAAGGAACAACAGAGGGGCCCAAGATTGACAAAATGGAAGAATCCCTCACCTGCATCATCTGCCAGGATTTGTTATATGACTGTGTGAG CCTGCAGCCATGCATGCACACGTTCTGCGCCGCCTGCTACTCGGGCTGGATGGAGCGCTCTTCCCTATGCCCCACCTGCCGCTGCCCTGTGGACCGCATCCGGAAGAACCACATCCTCAACAATTTGGTGGAGGCCTACCTGCTACAGCACCCAG AAAAGTGCCGTAGCAAGGAGGATCTGAAAAGTATGGACATGCGTAACAAGATCACTCAGGACATGCTGCAGCCAAAGATCGAACGCTCCTTCTCCGATGAGGAGGGCAGTTCAGACTATCTCTTTGAACTCTCCGACAACGACAGTGACACCTCTGACATCAA TCAGCCTTTTGTGATGTGCAGGCAGTGTCCAGGATACAGAAAGGATGTCATCCCAGGGCCCTATGTTTCAGGGATGGCCAGTGAGGAGCATACTGTCAAGCCTTTAGGAGAAGGGCCCTCCACATCCTCCAACACTGCAGGAG CTGTCCAGGAATATACatgtccaccacagggcagtcATGTTACCTGCACCTGCTGCCTACAGCCCATGCCTGACCGCCGCAACGAACTTGCTAACCACCCCTTCTCTGCACAGCAGT gtacaGCATGCCACCTTCCCTTCTGTCATATGTACTGGGGATGTCAGCGAACTGGATGTCAGGGCTGCCTGGCCCGTTTCAGCG AACTTAACCTCACTGAGAAATGCCTCGATGGTGTTCTCAACAGCAATACTTATGAATCGGATGTCCTACAG AACTACCTGGCGTCCAGGGGCCTGACCTGGAAAGAGCTGCTCCGCGACAGCCTGCTGGCCTTACAGCAGGGCACCTTCCATCTTTCCG ACTATCGCATCACGGGTAACACGGTTCTTTGCCACTGCTGCGGCCTACGTGCCTTCAAGGAGCTGGCATACAAGTATCGGCAGAATATTCCGGCCTCGGAGCTGCCAG CAGCGGTAACATCTCGTCCTGATTGCTACTGGGGACGCAACTGCCGCACACAGGTGAAGGCGCACCACGCCAT gaaATTCAACCATATTTGTGAGCAGACCCGCTTCAAGAACTGA